In Corythoichthys intestinalis isolate RoL2023-P3 chromosome 4, ASM3026506v1, whole genome shotgun sequence, a genomic segment contains:
- the LOC130914601 gene encoding uncharacterized protein LOC130914601, protein MVACRRPKKTTQSDGYRHCRFCQGLYARASLWRHVKNCPQKSFEVGPSAGQKRIQLVLPRPEQVSEAVWKIACEMNQDNISSVVRSERHILSLGESLYNARKPQERRNDYIRQKMREMARLLITARAITPLKTTEDLVMPGNFPHVIQAVRAVAGYDLESNSYKTPSLALKLGHSLAKVAGIVQCSAIIANCSSIAESAKQFVTLYENNWNETISASALGTLQQAKWNKPQVLPFTQDVSLLHNFLATESAKCMKDLEEKPNSITYGNLAKVTLTQVILFNRKRQGEVSKMDLQSFTSRNRAELNPDIMMCLSELERKLAKHFDRVEIRGKRSRMVPVLLTPSMISAMEFLVNKRNDCQVDTKNVYLFARPIVLSHYRGCDCLHKFANQCGAKHPEALTSTKLRKQVATLSTVLNLKENEMDQLATFLGHDIRVHREFYRLPDSTLQLAKVSKLLMAMEKGQLSDFQGKGLDDIEINPEDDIPTSDDDDDYDSSKEMTTDLREQKGSRTETFGHPSHVPASTMPDTMDRTAVSTSFNNIEDTSASTLFGDMEDIPASTSFDNMDDSQQRTALQPSSPQPRSRCSSKKKQGGKARSKWTEGEVKAVERHMLDFISNLKVPGKKSCEACLQAEPAALKERDWVAIKYYIHNRIVTLKRKMNN, encoded by the exons ATGGTTGCTTGTCgaagacccaaaaagacaacacAGTCTGATGGCTACCGTCACTGCAGGTTTTGTCAAGGACTATATGCAAGAGCTAGCCTTTGGAGGCATGTGAAAAACTGCCCTCAGAAGTCTTTTGAGGTGGGACCTTCGGCTGGGCAAAAACGAATTCAGCTGGTCTTACCGAGACCTGAACAAGTCAGTGAAGCCGTTTGGAAGATTGCTTGTGAAATGAACCAGGACAACATTTCCTCTGTAGTAAGGAGTGAAAGACACATCCTTTCCCTTGGTGAGTCATTATACAATGCCAGAAAACCACAAGAGAGAAGAAATGACTACATTCGCCAAAAAATGAGAGAGATGGCAAGATTATTGATAACAGCAAGAGCTATAACCCCGTTGAAAACCACAGAAGACCTTGTTATGCCGGGTAACTTCCCCCATGTCATCCAAGCAGTGAGGGCTGTTGCAGGTTATGATTTGGAAAGCAACTCTTATAAAACTCCATCCTTGGCTCTGAAATTAGGACACAGTTTGGCCAAAGTTGCAGGCATTGTGCAGTGCAGTGCCATTATTGCAAATTGTAGTAGTATTGCAGAGTCAGCCAAGCAGTTTGTTACTCTATATGAGAACAATTGGAATGAAACCATTTCTGCTTCCGCATTGGGTACACTTCAACAAGCGAAGTGGAATAAACCACAGGTTTTACCATTTACACAAGATGTTTCACTGCTGCACAACTTTCTTGCTACTGAGTCAGCTAAGTGTATGAAGGACTTGGAGGAAAAACCCAACAGCATAACCTATGGAAATCTTGCTAAGGTGACTTTGACACAAGTTATactttttaacagaaaaaggcAAGGGGAAGTTTCAAAAATGGACCTCCAGTCTTTCACATCCCGGAATCGCGCAGAGTTGAATCCGGACATTATGATGTGTCTTTCCGAGTTAGAAAGAAAGCTTGCAAAGCACTTTGACAGAGTTGAGATCCGTGGTAAAAGGTCAAGAATGGTACCTGTGCTTCTCACCCCGAGTATGATTTCTGCAATGGAGTTCCTTGTGAACAAGAGAAATGATTGTCAAGTCGACACAAAAAATGTGTACCTGTTTGCCCGTCCAATTGTACTTTCACATTACAGAGGCTGTGATTGCCTCCACAAGTTTGCAAACCAATGTGGTGCAAAACACCCAGAAGCACTCACTTCCACAAAACTTAGGAAGCAAGTTGCCACCTTGTCTACAGTACTGAACctaaaagaaaatgaaatggatcaacttgccacCTTTCTCGGACACGACATCCGTGTCCACCGAGAATTTTACCGCCTCCCAGACAGTACCCTGCAGCTTGCAAAAGTCAGCAAACTGTTGATGGCAATGGAGAAAGGACAACTCTCTGACTTTCAGGGAAAAGGGCTGGATGATATTGAGATCAATCCtgaag ATGACATACCCActagtgatgatgatgatgattatgATTCGAGCAAAGAAATGACCACTGACCTTCGTGAACAAAAAG GCTCAAGAACTGAGACCTTTGGACACCCAAGCCATGTGCCTGCCTCAACCATGCCGGACACCATGGATCGCACTGCTGTCTCAACTTCTTTCAATAACATCGAAGACACTTCTGCCTCAACTTTGTTTGGTGACATGGAAGACATACCTGCTTCGACATCATTTGACAACATGGATG ATTCCCAGCAAAGGACAGCACTTCAACCGAGTTCACCCCAACCACGGTCAAGGTGCTCCAGCAAGAAGAAGCAAG gTGGAAAGGCGAGAAGTAAGTGGACAGAGGGTGAAGTGAAAGCTGTTGAGCGGCACATGTTGGATTTCATAAGCAACCTGAAAGTACCAGGTAAAAAGAGCTGTGAGGCTTGCCTCCAAGCTGAGCCAGCAGCTCTGAAAGAGAGAGACTGGGTTGCTATTAAATACTACATTCACAACAGAATAGTAACCTTAAAGAGAAAGATGAATAATTAG